The stretch of DNA GCAATATGTGTTTCTCATTTCTGATGCAAATGTTCCCGGTGAAGGGGAGCATAAGATTATGTCCTATGGTGATTCGTGTATATCTGAATgttatttttatcaattgatttgaattgttaATTGCTTTGCACCACATGCCTAAGAATTTGGGATAAGCATATTAATTAACTAGCAATAGCAATTCCCATTGACCCACGTGCCTCCTTAAAAATAGCAATCTCATCATCCAATGCCTATTTTATAGGCTAATTAGATGGGATGGTCATAGTGCATTTAACAAAGTAACCAAAATCCCACTATCACACTGATTTTGCCTATTCCCGCCATAGTTTTGGACGATGCTCAACCACATCTCTCTACCTCTTCCATGTTCCAATGCATATCATCTCAACCCTTTCCAGGACATCTCATCTCAATCCTAACTTTCAAAGTCTCGAGAAAATAGAATCATCATGTATACTCTCATAGTCTCTCGAAAACTCATTGTTGTTCCTCTaaacaaaagttattttttatatttagatgaTTCATCTTGATCGttccatttctttttcttttcttcattttttactCCTTATTAATTTGCAGAAGTATTCCTTATCTTTGGCGACGATCCAATGCTTGCAGTGGCTCATGGTCGCGGTGTATATTGTGATGGTAAAGATTATTACACTTTTTGATTCAACCTTTTTCTTCTATATAATTTGTACCTTCTCATTTTCCTCTTCAATTCATTTCTTGCTGCAAAATTATGATTACTAGATATCTTGTGTTGATTGTGACCATAAGCCTCTACAAATGCTGAAAGTTTTGTTATTGCTTTCAggttggtgtgaacttttcaatAAAAAGTTCAATTTCGCATCTACAAATGCTGAAAGTTTTGTTATTGCTTTCAGGTGCAGTGTATTGTGGAAATATGGACAGCGGAAGTGTATGTCCCGTTTACCCTTCTTATACGCATAGTATTATGAGTAAGGATGGGTGCACAGTTTCAGAAGAGTGCATTAAAGACGATGATAGTGAGGATGATTATGCGCATCCAGACGCCTGCACGTGAATAACTATGAGAAtcatgctttattttatttatgagaatcatgatttattttgtgtttttgtgatgATGTAATTTCAGTGTGGAATACAATGTTTCGTATGTGTACCACTCTTTGTTTGCATACTTTGACAGAGACAACGTACCTCTCAAGGGACTTGCCAAGTAATACACTTCATAAGATtcattttgtagtttttttttcccaattatTTGTCAATATGGGGTTTTGAATCATTCTTGTGTGATGTTTTTTGTGGTTAATAGGTTCTTTAAGGAATATAGTGATGAAGAAAGAGAGCATGCTATCAAATATCAGGTTGGTGTTACTTTATAAACATTTCAGAATTTACTTCAGAGTTATTGATATCAGAATAATTTTGATGCAGCTTTTTATGTGACTTTTATGTGACTTTTATGTGACTTTTTATGTGAAGAGGGTTCTCAAGAAAAGCATGATGATATAGAAGATGATAATAAGGCTTAACCCTGCCTCAACCTTCATCTGGGAAGGAAAACATGATTATAGTGTTTTCCAAAGTatcttgaaaaattataattcatttttttatcctatGCTTCATGTTTGTATTGATTTTGCTTGATTTTCTCCCGTATTGTTTACTTCCAGGGATGAAACTTAAACTCTCATTCAGTCATCCAAATTCATTATAGAAGAAGGCCATATATTTTCAAGGAGGGACGTTTAAGTCAAACCAGTTCTCTAAGCTagcatttgaaaataaattatcagTTGAAGAGAATTCTATTATCCGACTAATTTGTAATTTGGAGATAGTTTGTATCAGAAAATCGATTACTTATTTGTACATTTCGTTTTGATTATGTAATTGGATATCTTATAATACTTAAATTGGGTCCAGATTATAGCTacacttttttaatttaacatGCTATATACTTAATGTGTAATGGCAGCAAAACCTAAAATGAAATATTGTTATAATTTGCCATATACTCTATAAGTAATAAGAATGTGAAAGAGTTATAATTTGCCATGGTGTATAAGTGTGTGAAATTTTAATCACTCCAATTTCATTTATGCAGTATTACTATGGTCAACAACATCCATAATTGATAACATCtatgattgatatataaatggTGTTCCGCcgaacccgtgcatcgcacgggcaGCCGACTAGTTGGTTATAAAACTCACATCTCATTTGATTATCTTTTAACGTAAGAAAGGAGAATATGTCAAGTTACCAACCATGGTTGTTGGGTAGTTAAGTGGGCTAGATCCCATGCATAATGTTATAATGTTGGAAAATTTTCTCACATAAACACAAACTTTCACAATAAAAGAATCACATATAACACAAAACTTTCACAATAAAAGAACAAAGCAAGAGCGACACAAATTTGTGTCCAAATAATAGATAAGGGTTGGAGGGCTGGGGATAAGTCAAATATCTATGATAAGTAGATAAAATATCGCACAACAAATATCGACATGGGTATGAgtgagtattttttattttttcttttctgtgtGCGCTCTTAATCATAAATACATGTTATAAATATAAGTTATGCCCCAAAAGTGAACTATAGATTTGGGACTTGAAAAATCATATCCAAACATGAATAAAATACGAAAAATAACTAGCTACTATATTTGATCTAGTAATGAAAagtttggatagtatgcatgtgATCTTAGGTTCAATCACTtattcattgtaaacaaaaaaaaataattaaaaatgacGTAAAACAAATAATAGATCAAATCGTTATTTTAATTGAAGtttgtataaaataaattattctctCCGTCTCATATTTACATGCCAAATTTGAGTTGTGTGTGGttgtaaatatttaatttgattcATTTTAATGGTAAAAGTAATATCATTTACTAAATACTCTTATTAATCATAGTTAGTCGAGTAATTAAGTGGgatgaaattaaataaataagagtatattaatagaaaaaaataataaatattgtatttttttggtagagaatcAATATTGTATTACTATTCGAATCTAAAGTGACAATTATATAGGGCAAAGAAAAAGTGcaaatgcgtcaaaaaaaaaagaaaaagtgcaAATGTGTCACTTTTTATGAGACCGAGAGCGTAATAAGTGAACCTTGGTTGATATTTGATATTAAATAGCTTAATATTATATTcaatttcttaaattaaataactttttttatgacaaaaaattaaCTTGAACCAAAGTGTTTGTTTCAAGTGATTAATaaattttccataaaaataaatgGTTTGGAATAATCCGAATTGAATTCATTGAGGAAACAATTCTTGACTCACCGGATATTTCTTACCTCACATTTTCTCTTATTTGTTTCTTCTCACGACCACAACCAAATAGTGCATAAAAGTTTACATTTAAAACGTTGCAAATTTTGTACTATCAAAATGTCTCCTTCAAAtatcaattgttagttggtttaaTTGTGATCATAGTTCAATCCTTCGCAACTATGATCGGAAGagggctgaaatcacttgatgccagaacaaACCCATATATAAATCATATTATATAGTCCAGTGGGTCGAATACAGtggtgaacaaaaaaaaaactccttcAAATAAAACTTaagtattgttttttattaagCAAAAAGTATACTTCCGCAATCATGTCACTTTTTAAAAACATATGGGTGTATAAAGAGTTTATTTAAATCCAACATGATAGAGTTATGTTCTTTATCTCTATTAAAACTCACGGGGGtccaatatatttttaagtttgtaaaatcaataaattttaatgaattgATATTATAATCATCACATAATTTCTTCATGTTGAGTTCAAACATGATAGAATCCTAAGTGTGTAAAATATTGTTCTCAAGATCATACTCTAAAAAGTCGAGGCTGGCTGCTTGTGTAGCCTATGCAAAGCGAACAAGTAAAGGATTGAGCTGTGCGTTCGCGCATTTGTTTTCTTGTTGGATACAAGATCAAAAAGAATGCATTGGATGGATGTCCGGACTTTGAGAACGAATGACGCTTTCAAAAACGAAAGGCCATGGAAAGATACCGTTCGTGATCCATGGATCTCCAATCGATCGGAAAACCGTATCCAAGCTCCACGGCTAGTCTGCATTCTTTGGACTTTTCAAACTTAGCGAACTTAAACATACATCTAAAGGATAGGAGGAGTGGCCCACATTTGGTATATAGGCTAAGACAAAACTTTAAACCTTATGCTAAAAGAAATTCAACTAAACTTCATGTCATCAATATAAACATTATGAACAATCCTCctataatatttcaatttcCATGTACTTTCTAGAAGCTATTTCTTTTGTGTTAACTCTTTAGCTCTCTGAGAAATGAGTCtcagtaatccagagttcgtCACGAGGTAACTAAAGTCTGACCACTAATTAGTTGTTTCAACTAAGAATCAAATTTAGGTTCTCCTTCTTAGCAAGTTTGTTTTGCTGCTAGCGCCATCCAAAAATACCAATCTTAGAAGGTAAATTATTCATCCAAAGTTCAATTAGTGCTCTCACAATATTGTGATCCTACATATCCGAATAGTTGAGAGACGCTAAAAGATTGTTACATGACTTAACCGAAAAAATACCTGAGGGATCCGCAATCCATTAACGCCGATCATCTTCGACTAAATTTGGTTTAATGCCTTGAAACGCTCCTTCTAAGTCTGACAGTTCGTTTAACGGTTTCTGTTGTTGTCAAATCATGCCATTCAGTCTCACTGCCATTTCCAATCACCTCCCTCCCACTTGCCTCGATTAAAAACTAAGACATCTTGAAAATGATCgtatagaaaaataattagcAAAAAAACCTTGAGGATGCATGTCGGTTACAATTACAAGCAAATCACTTATTAATTAATATGCTataaaaattgataatatataacttgtatcattttaaaaaaatgaaatgtacATATCATATGTATTTAATTTGCATTGTgtaaaccgattttttttttacgcatacatatataattaaattataccATGACATTTTATTGAGATATGTTATAGGGACTAATATACTTATGAAagtgtggcattattgtgtgatatGATTAGAAGTGTCCGTAGAAATATTTTACACCATCAGACCACATAAATTAATCTTCtcttcaaaataaaacaaaatttgacatttttaaatTGTTACTTATGTTTACTAGAGTGTAGTGTGGTTACAAATATATATGATctactagaacatcgacccgtgcggtgcacgggtttgattagctgtaagatatataatgattaaaaaagatatgataatttcaataatGTAAGTATTAGAATAAGAAATATTATTAGTCATCATTTATCTTTATTAGCCTTTATTCTTAGTCATCATTTATCTTTATTAGCCTTTAGTAATAtatttatgtaaattaaatagGCTTTGATTGTATAGAATCAAGCTGATACAACACGTCTGTATATATACATGTTTTTCATATATGAAAAGGCAAGGCAATTATATATTCTATTATGGTATCAGTATTGGTTTAGATCCAGCCGACCCTAATTCATCAAAAACCCTTTCTTTCTACCTCTTTCAAAAATTGCCGCCGACCCTAAATCATCATGGCTGAAACTACTTCCCCCCCTCTCCTAAATCCCCCTCTCCTAAATCCCCATCGCAAACTGCTACCCAAACCACAATATCTCCCATTCATCCAGCACTCACTGTTTCTAACATCACAAACTTCATCAAAGTCACTCTTGATATTGAGAAAATTCAATACAACACATGGTCCGAATTGTTCAAAATCCATGCCCAAGCATACGAAGTTCTCGACCATATCATCCCCCCATCACCAACCGATTCCACTTCATCACCCTCTCTCAAAGAAACAAATCCAGCCTTATGGAAGCGCCTCGATGCTATTGTTTTGCAATGGATTTATGGAACTATGTCTACTGATCTTCTTCATACCATCATTGAACGTGACTCCACCGCTCAACTCGCATGGGATCGcctttttgatatattttttgataACAAAAATTCAAGAGCTCTCTACCTAGAGCAAGAATTTTCCAGAGTTAGCATGGAGCAATTTTCCGATGCCGCATCATACTGCCAACACATCAAGTCTCTTTCCGATCAACTATCTAATGTTGGTGCAACTGTTTCCGAAGAACGTATGGTGCTTCAACTTGTTTCTGGTCTTTCTGATGCTTATGCTAATGTCGGTTCTCAAATCCGCCATTCTGATACTCTTCCTCGTTTTTACAAGGCTCGATCTATGGTTGTCTTGGAAGAAACGGCACGTGCAAAACGCACGGCTGTTACTGCTGCTAACTCCACTTTTTTAGCCGCTCAAGAAGACAACAACTCAGATTCTCCTCCTCCCAACCGCAACACCAGCAAAAACAATGGAGGTCGCGGTGGTCGTGGCGGTTCTGGTCATAACCGCGTTGGTCGCAGCCGCGGACGAGGTGGAGGTCGAGGCGGACGATCTCATTACCATCAACAAGGAGCATGGCAGCAACCACAGGTACCACAACATCAGTGGGCCTATCCTCCTTGGAATGCACAGTGGCAGCCGTGGGCCATTCCTCCCTGTCCTTATCCTACAACCGGCAATTGGCAAAGACCAGTAGCTCCAAATCGTCAGCCTGGTATTCTGGGAGCAAAACCACAGCAAGCGCATGTTGCTGCAACTCAGCCATCATATGCACCAACAGATATTCAAGCCGCGATGCACACTCTATCTCTTGCTCCTCCTGACGAACAGTGGTACATGGACACTGGGGCTACATCTCACATGACAGCAAATGGAGGTAATCTTACGTCTTATTCCAATATTAGCAACAATATTACTGTCGGTAGTGGTCATAATATTCCAGTTATTGGTTGTGGTAATGCATTATTACAGAATCCTCAATATCCCTTAACCTTAAATAATGTCCTGCATGCACCCAAATTGATTAAAAATCCTTTCTTTCTACCTTAAATAAtgcattattatattttatttcttgatgATTGTACAAATTTTTTGTGGACCTTTCCTCTAGGAAATAAATCGCAAGCTCACTCCATTTTTCTCCAATTTCGTAATCACATTAAAACACAATTTGAAAGAGATATTAAATGTTTTCAATGTGATAACGGAAAGGAATATGACAA from Trifolium pratense cultivar HEN17-A07 linkage group LG5, ARS_RC_1.1, whole genome shotgun sequence encodes:
- the LOC123884722 gene encoding uncharacterized protein LOC123884722 isoform X4 — its product is MVVLSIALQYYVHLKLNNDPGWKNIKKYSLSLATIQCLQWLMVAVYIVMFCYCFQVQCIVEIWTAEVVEYNVSYVYHSLFAYFDRDNVPLKGLAKFFKEYSDEEREHAIKYQG
- the LOC123884722 gene encoding ferritin-3, chloroplastic-like isoform X5, which codes for MVVLSIALQYYVHLKLNNDPGWKNIKKYSLSLATIQCLQWLMVAVYIVMVQCIVEIWTAEVVEYNVSYVYHSLFAYFDRDNVPLKGLAKFFKEYSDEEREHAIKYQG
- the LOC123884722 gene encoding uncharacterized protein LOC123884722 isoform X3; the protein is MVVLSIALQYYVHLKLNNDPGWKNIKKYSLSLATIQCLQWLMVAVYIVMFCYCFQVQCIVEIWTAEVVEYNVSYVYHSLFAYFDRDNVPLKGLAKFFKEYSDEEREHAIKYQLFM
- the LOC123884722 gene encoding ferritin-3, chloroplastic-like isoform X2, coding for MVVLSIALQYYVHLKLNNDPGWKNIKKYSLSLATIQCLQWLMVAVYIVMVQCIVEIWTAEVVEYNVSYVYHSLFAYFDRDNVPLKGLAKFFKEYSDEEREHAIKYQRVLKKSMMI
- the LOC123884722 gene encoding ferritin-2, chloroplastic-like isoform X1 — its product is MVVLSIALQYYVHLKLNNDPGWKNIKKYSLSLATIQCLQWLMVAVYIVMFCYCFQVQCIVEIWTAEVVEYNVSYVYHSLFAYFDRDNVPLKGLAKFFKEYSDEEREHAIKYQRVLKKSMMI